ACATGACTCCAGATGAGCCGACAGCACCGATCGCAATTAAAAATCGGGCATCAACGATACTAGTCAGTTTACCTAATAAAACCATCCCGATCGCAGATGCTAAAGCTCCAGGTGCTAACAATAGTCCTGTTTGTGTTGCCGTAAATTGCAGCACGCTTTGAGCAAATATCGGCACAGCAAAGAGTGCGCCATAAAGCCCCATACCCACCACTGCTGAGAGAACGCTTCCCGCAGCTAAAGAACGGTGACGTAAAACTCTCAAATCCACAGCCGGATGATCTGTTTTCAGTTCTCGCCAAATAAACAACCCCAAGCCGATAATCCCAAGGATAGTCAGAGAGACGATGAAACTAGAGGAAAACCAGTCGTCTGTTTCCCCTTCTTCTAATACAGTTTGTATGCTACCCACAGCTACGATTAAAAACCCAATTCCCCACCAATCAACAGCTTTATTTTGGGTATCGTTCTTATCTTTATTCTTTGGCAAAAACGCCAAAGACATCAGGACTGCAACGATCCCAAAGGGAATGTTAACAAAGAAAATCCAGCGCCAGCCTAAACCATCTACTAAAAATCCTCCTAAGGTTGGGCCAATTGCTGGTCCAGCAATCACACCCACGCCAAAAACGGCTTGGGCTAAACCTTGTTCAGCTGGGGGAAAAGTCTCGAATAAAATCGCCTGGGCTTTCGCTAGCAATCCGCCACCGCATAAACCTTGGAGAATTCGAGCCGCGATCAACATTGGTAGATTGAAGGACAACCCACATAAAATAGAGGAAATCGTAAAACCAACCAGCGAGAAAATAAAGTAGGTTTTACGCCCAAAGTAATCTCCCAACCATGCAGATAGGGGAATTAAGACGACGTTAGCGATCGCATATCCGCTAACTACCCAACCCACTTCACTAACTGTTGCACCCAAAGTTGCTTGGATATCAGTGAGAGCTACGTTGACAATACTAGTATCAATTACTTCTAGTATTGCACCGAGGGAAGCCGTAAATGCGATCGCCCACTTCAATGGCCCGTGGACATAACCAAATTGGTCAATACTAGAACCTTTAATGTTGGTAGCCATTATTTAGCACAAATAATATCTGGGAAATGTCAAACCGTGCTTTGGATAGCCTACGCTGATGTCAAAGCTAAAATTAAATTTTGTATACATACGCTACGGTAGCGTATCATATACAAATGGTCAAGGGAGTTCTTCCTGAAAAGCGGCAGAAATACTTATGCTAAAGATGGATGGTCATTGCTGCTGTTTTCGTGCATAAGAATTGGGTTACCCTGCTTATTTGTTTCCCAGAAGCTATGTTCTATGCCTAACAGTGGAGTAAACGACCAAAAAGATATTGCTTAGGGATGATATTTTTATGAGTAAGCAAATTAATAGCACTTCTGGACGCCCACGCAGCATCCACGCTGACCAGGCTATTCTGCAAGCAACTTTGGATTTGCTTGCAGAGGTAGGGTATGAAAATATGAGTATAGAAGCGATCGCTTCTCGTGCTGGAGTTGGTAAAACAACAATCTATCGGCGTTACACTTCCAAAGAAGAACTAGTTGCAGATGCGATCGAAAGTCTGAGAGATGATGTAGCGATCCCCGATACTGGCAGCTTTTGGGGAGACATGGATATCCTGATTAATAATGCCGCCAAAAAAATAGATAGTCCCCTTGGTCGTCAGACACTCGCCCTGATTATTAGTACAGCGTCTAGCAATCCTCAGTTTGCCGAGGTCTATTGGACAAAATATACAAAACTCCGACGTGAAGCCTTGTCTAAAGTACTTGAGCGTGCCAAATCTAGAGCCGAAATTCACAAGGATGCGGACATTGAGCTAATTATCGACCTTTTAAGTGGGTCACTGTACTATGCACTTATTTTTAAACCCATCACCGAGCCAGTAGAAGCGTATATGCGCCGCACAATGAATCTTCTGCTCAAAGGCATTGGGTATGGGGC
This Nostoc sp. C052 DNA region includes the following protein-coding sequences:
- a CDS encoding DHA2 family efflux MFS transporter permease subunit; translation: MATNIKGSSIDQFGYVHGPLKWAIAFTASLGAILEVIDTSIVNVALTDIQATLGATVSEVGWVVSGYAIANVVLIPLSAWLGDYFGRKTYFIFSLVGFTISSILCGLSFNLPMLIAARILQGLCGGGLLAKAQAILFETFPPAEQGLAQAVFGVGVIAGPAIGPTLGGFLVDGLGWRWIFFVNIPFGIVAVLMSLAFLPKNKDKNDTQNKAVDWWGIGFLIVAVGSIQTVLEEGETDDWFSSSFIVSLTILGIIGLGLFIWRELKTDHPAVDLRVLRHRSLAAGSVLSAVVGMGLYGALFAVPIFAQSVLQFTATQTGLLLAPGALASAIGMVLLGKLTSIVDARFLIAIGAVGSSGVMFQLAAITPQSGTEDLFWPLVWRGAFTVFMFLPLSLAVLGPLPKKDISAGSGFYNLTRQLGGSIGIALLTTLLDRRQSFHRDILLSKLSPYDPETSQRLDLLNGALQGQGIDAATAQQQALALLSQTVDTQAAVLSYADCFRVVGIGFLCSLPLLLFLGKGGAGVKAPVGH
- a CDS encoding TetR/AcrR family transcriptional regulator, encoding MSKQINSTSGRPRSIHADQAILQATLDLLAEVGYENMSIEAIASRAGVGKTTIYRRYTSKEELVADAIESLRDDVAIPDTGSFWGDMDILINNAAKKIDSPLGRQTLALIISTASSNPQFAEVYWTKYTKLRREALSKVLERAKSRAEIHKDADIELIIDLLSGSLYYALIFKPITEPVEAYMRRTMNLLLKGIGYGA